The DNA region tattttcttctaaatttaaaattttaaatctatcTATGTCCACAATTATATAAGATTATGCGAAAATATACGAAGGTCTAATTTGTTTTTATGAGAAGGCAAATTTGTTTTATCTTATTCGAGCTTTTTTATTTTCTCGTGCATATATGTAAGTCTCACATCTTAGTTCATCATTGACTTAACCGTCAAAGAAAGTAACACCGATAATGTCAACCCATCAGCTAACAAACTTTACTTTGTAAGACATCGAGAGCGGATGCAATAATAAATTGATATCAACCATAAATCTAAGTGAGCGACGAAGGATGTTATCACTTAATgcttctatatattttttttctttttatgtatatttttctcTATATATATACCTTATACTATTGATCCAACTAACTAATAATTAAAAAGTTGAACTAAAGGTATATGTAATTATTTTTCACGTTaattcattatatttttttctcttacggttataaaaaaaatatcaaaaacataagcacattaagtatttttacaatttttttcacctttaattttgataaagtgattaaaagaattattttttaaatataagacAAAATCCTACTTATTATAATTTTAACGAATAAAATATCTCCCATTATTTATCGGTGATATGGACCGTAATAAAATACtagaagattaaaattaaatttataaaatataagcCAAATAAAATCAAAGCAATCTCAATCTTCTAAATTCATATTCCACTTGTTTTCAAGATGATGCCGTGGCGTGGTTTGCTAAACTTCTCGTCCAAATAATTCGTAACAGGTCGCTCCCACTCAAATCATATACATGAAGTAGTCCAATGCATTACGTGGCAAGTAATGATAAGTGGAACTATAAGTTTTGTATCCACATAACCCGTAGAGATACTTTTGGGTACAATGGAAGCAATAGATTAACCGATAAATAATAAAACATAggagataaataaaaacataggaataaaaaaggaaattaaaagaaaaaaaataaaaagagagatgaagaaaaaaaaatataaaaataacgaGAGAAGAAGGGGAGAAAGAATAatagagagtaaaagaaatgaagagagaaaaCCCGATGCcaatccctctcctcctcctgctTCTCTTTTACTTTGCCGCTGCCGCCGGTGGCTGCGGCGGATCGACCGTCGTATCCGTCATCGACCACGGCGCCATGGGAAACGGGCGTTGCTATGACACAGTGGCCATCCAGGCCGCAATCGACGCGTGCGCCGCGGCGGGTGGAGGGCGCGTTAGGTTTCCGGCCGGCGGGGATTACCTGACTGCGACGGTGCGGCTTCGGACCGGGGTAGTGCTCGACATCGAGCCCGGGGCTCGGATCCTCGGCGGCACGCGGCAGCGGGACTATCCGGCCGACCCGGCTCGGTGGTACGTGGTGCTGGCGGAAGGGGCGCGGCGGGTGGGCGTCACTGGCGGCGGGGAGATCAACGGGCAGGGCGAGGCGTTCGTGGTGCGGAGGGACCCGCGGAAGAACGTGATGGTGAGCTGGAACGTCACCGGGCTGTGCCGCGGCGACGAGTGCCGGCCGCGCCTCGTCGGGTTCATCGACTCCGCCGACGTGGAGGTCTCCGATGTAACCCTAAATCAACCGGCCTACTGGTGGTGCGTTTTCTCCTGCTCCCGATTTCGGCGGATTCGCTACTCTGCTGATTGCTTTTTTAGCCCTATTTCAATCGAGCGAAAACCAGTCGTCACTAACCTTCGCGTCGATCGTTGCAGTCTCCATCTGGTGAGGTGCGAGAACACGTTGATCCGCAACGTCTCCATCTACGGCGACTTCGACTCGCCCAACAACGACGGAATCGACATCGAGGATTCCAACCGCACGGTCATCAGGAACTGCCACATCGACACAGGGGACGACGCGATATGCCCCAAATCCTCCACCGGCCCCGTCCTCGACCTGCTAGTCACCGACTGCTGGATCCGGACGAAGTCTTCCGCCATCAAGCTCGGCAGCGCCAGCTGGTTCGACTTCAGCAGGTTCTTCTTCCACAACATCACCATCGTCGACTCCCACAGAGGCCTCGGCATGCAAATCCGCGACGGAGGTACCCAATTCCCGATCTCAGGCGATCCCTAGTGGCTAGTGGCCACGAGCAGAATGAAAACTGATCGATGTTTAATGGAAGCAGGAAATGTGACGGACGTGGTGTTCTCCAACATCAGAATCAGCACGAGATACTACCACCCTTCGTGGTGGGGGAGAGCAGAGCCCATCTACATCACGACCTGCCCCAGGGACTCCGCCTCCAGGACCGGCTCCATCTCCAACGTCCTCTTCATCAACATCTCAGCCGTGTCGGAGAACGGAGTCTTCCTGTCAGGCTCGCCTGGCGGCCTCCTCAGCAATCTCAGGTTCAAGGACGTTAACTTGACCTATCGGAGATGGACCAAGGATCCCGGAGACATCTACGATTACCGTCCGGGTTGCAAGGAGATGGTGAAGCGCAGCACGGCAGGGATAATGATGGAGTACGTCGCCGGCGTGGAGATGGAGGATGTGAAGATGAGATGGTGGAGGAGTAACTTCCCCGGATGGAACAATCCCCTCAAGATCAGACCTTCCACTGTCAATGAACTCTCATTCAAGGATTGGAGCTCTATCGAGATCACAGAACTCGAATCCTCACGTTCTTAAGGTATACCCCCACATTTCACGTTGTAATATATTCTCAAACCAAAACTGATTTAATTTAGATATcaccttcttctatttcttggtaGTGTGTGTAATTCAGGAAATGAAGTTTGTGAACATA from Zingiber officinale cultivar Zhangliang chromosome 4B, Zo_v1.1, whole genome shotgun sequence includes:
- the LOC121974501 gene encoding exopolygalacturonase-like → MKRENPMPIPLLLLLLFYFAAAAGGCGGSTVVSVIDHGAMGNGRCYDTVAIQAAIDACAAAGGGRVRFPAGGDYLTATVRLRTGVVLDIEPGARILGGTRQRDYPADPARWYVVLAEGARRVGVTGGGEINGQGEAFVVRRDPRKNVMVSWNVTGLCRGDECRPRLVGFIDSADVEVSDVTLNQPAYWCLHLVRCENTLIRNVSIYGDFDSPNNDGIDIEDSNRTVIRNCHIDTGDDAICPKSSTGPVLDLLVTDCWIRTKSSAIKLGSASWFDFSRFFFHNITIVDSHRGLGMQIRDGGNVTDVVFSNIRISTRYYHPSWWGRAEPIYITTCPRDSASRTGSISNVLFINISAVSENGVFLSGSPGGLLSNLRFKDVNLTYRRWTKDPGDIYDYRPGCKEMVKRSTAGIMMEYVAGVEMEDVKMRWWRSNFPGWNNPLKIRPSTVNELSFKDWSSIEITELESSRS